A genome region from Streptomyces xanthophaeus includes the following:
- a CDS encoding sensor histidine kinase — translation MFRFPRPPRSLAGQLFAMQVLLVAVVVAGCAVFAYATARGQAEEAARRQAGAVARAVADSPSVREAVRGAAGGADPSVALQPYAEQVRADSGVAFVTIMSPEGRRWTHPDPRRIGESFMGNTAPALRGETFSETYTGTLGPSIRVVTPLQDEGRIIGLVSAGITVRAISDRLATQLSALAWVAGGALALGGVGTYVVNARLRRHTHGMNAAELSRMYDYHQAALHGVREGLLMLDGQRRITLINDAGRELLGLPGEVTGSQVADLGLPAPLTGALLADRPRVDEVHLTADRVLVVNSSPVAGGGRRGTVVTLRDHTELQALTGELDHERGFTQALRSQAHEAANRLHTVVSLIELGRADEAVDFATAELELAQALTDEVVTAVGEPVLVALLLGKAAQAHERGVELVVTADSRSLAEGGGLPPARDLVTVLGNLIDNAVDALTAVAGARIAVTLRPEADELLLRVADNGPGLPEGVDVFRRGWSGKGEGRGLGLALVRQVAERYGGTVTAAQGPGGGAEFTVRLPMESVASAPVAGPGSTR, via the coding sequence ATGTTCCGCTTCCCCCGCCCCCCGCGCAGCCTCGCCGGCCAGCTCTTCGCCATGCAGGTGCTGCTGGTCGCCGTGGTCGTCGCGGGCTGCGCCGTCTTCGCGTACGCCACGGCCCGCGGCCAGGCCGAGGAGGCCGCCCGGCGCCAGGCCGGGGCCGTGGCCCGCGCGGTGGCCGACTCGCCGTCCGTACGTGAGGCCGTACGGGGAGCGGCGGGCGGGGCCGACCCGTCCGTCGCGCTCCAGCCCTACGCGGAGCAGGTCCGGGCGGACTCCGGGGTGGCCTTCGTGACGATCATGTCCCCCGAGGGGCGGCGCTGGACCCACCCCGACCCGCGCCGGATCGGCGAGTCCTTCATGGGTAACACCGCCCCCGCGCTGCGCGGCGAGACCTTCAGCGAGACGTACACCGGCACCCTCGGCCCCTCCATCCGCGTGGTCACCCCGCTCCAGGACGAGGGCCGGATCATCGGCCTGGTCAGCGCGGGGATCACCGTCCGCGCCATCAGTGACCGGCTGGCCACGCAGCTCTCGGCCCTCGCCTGGGTCGCGGGCGGTGCGCTCGCCCTCGGCGGCGTGGGTACGTACGTCGTCAATGCGAGGCTGCGCCGTCACACTCATGGCATGAACGCGGCGGAGCTCAGCCGGATGTACGACTACCACCAGGCGGCTCTGCACGGCGTCCGCGAAGGGCTGCTGATGCTCGACGGGCAGCGCCGGATCACCTTGATCAACGACGCCGGACGGGAACTGCTGGGTCTGCCGGGCGAGGTCACCGGCAGCCAGGTGGCCGACCTCGGTCTGCCGGCCCCGCTCACCGGGGCCCTGCTCGCGGACCGGCCCCGGGTGGACGAGGTGCATCTGACCGCGGACCGGGTGCTGGTGGTCAACAGCTCGCCGGTCGCGGGCGGCGGTCGTCGGGGCACCGTGGTCACCCTGCGCGACCACACCGAACTGCAGGCGCTGACCGGCGAGCTGGACCACGAGCGGGGCTTCACCCAGGCGCTGCGCTCCCAGGCCCACGAGGCGGCCAACCGGCTGCACACCGTGGTCTCGCTCATCGAACTCGGCCGTGCGGACGAGGCGGTCGACTTCGCCACCGCCGAGCTGGAACTCGCCCAGGCCCTCACCGACGAGGTGGTCACCGCGGTGGGGGAGCCGGTGCTGGTGGCGCTGCTGCTGGGCAAGGCCGCCCAGGCGCACGAGCGGGGCGTCGAGCTGGTCGTCACCGCCGACAGCCGCAGCCTCGCCGAAGGGGGCGGGCTGCCGCCGGCCCGGGACCTGGTCACCGTGCTCGGCAACCTCATCGACAACGCGGTCGACGCGCTCACCGCCGTAGCGGGGGCTCGGATCGCGGTGACGCTCCGGCCCGAGGCGGACGAGCTGCTGCTGCGGGTCGCGGACAACGGACCCGGGCTGCCCGAAGGGGTGGACGTGTTCCGCCGGGGCTGGTCCGGCAAGGGCGAGGGCCGCGGCCTCGGCCTCGCGCTGGTCCGGCAGGTGGCGGAGCGCTACGGCGGTACGGTGACCGCCGCGCAGGGCCCGGGCGGGGGTGCGGAGTTCACGGTCCGCCTGCCGATGGAGTCCGTCGCGTCCGCACCCGTCGCAGGCCCGGGGAGCACGCGATGA
- a CDS encoding cation:dicarboxylate symporter family transporter: MAARRDRTHYLYIAVIGAVLLGIAVGFAAPGVAVELKPLGTGFVNLIKMMISPVIFCTIVLGIGSVRKAAKVGAVGGLALGYFMVMSTVALAIGLLVGNLLEPGSGLHLTEAARSAGEAQAKAGGAESTPEFLLGIIPTTLVSAFTGGEVLQTLLVALLCGFALQAMGAAGEPVLRGIGHIQKLVFRVLAMIMWAAPVGAFGAIAAVVGATGIDALKSLAVIMIGFYTTCLLFVFVVLGTLLRVCTGVSVFALLRYLGREFLLILSTSSSESALPRLIAKMEHLGVSRPVTGITVPTGYSFNLDGTAIYLTMSSLFIAEAMGKPLALGEQISLLLFMVIASKGAAGVTGAGLATLAGGLQSHRPELVDGVGLIVGIDRFMSEARALTNFAGNAVATVLIGTWTKEFDHARATEVLAGRLPFDESTLVDDGHGAQQGAPAQSAGLTGAPGSSETSEASEADAAPHSVPQPSANPKDGVPV, translated from the coding sequence GTGGCCGCCAGGCGCGACAGAACGCACTATCTCTACATCGCGGTGATCGGCGCGGTGCTGCTCGGCATCGCCGTCGGCTTCGCCGCCCCCGGCGTGGCCGTGGAGCTCAAACCGCTGGGCACCGGCTTCGTCAACCTCATCAAGATGATGATCTCGCCCGTGATCTTCTGCACGATCGTGCTGGGCATCGGATCCGTGCGCAAAGCCGCCAAGGTGGGCGCCGTGGGCGGGCTCGCCCTCGGCTACTTCATGGTCATGTCCACGGTGGCGCTGGCCATCGGCCTGCTGGTCGGCAACCTGCTGGAGCCCGGCAGCGGGCTGCACCTGACCGAGGCGGCGCGCAGCGCGGGCGAGGCGCAGGCCAAGGCGGGCGGGGCCGAGAGCACGCCGGAGTTCCTGCTCGGGATCATTCCGACCACGCTGGTGTCCGCCTTCACCGGGGGCGAGGTGCTGCAGACGCTGCTGGTGGCGCTGCTCTGCGGGTTCGCGCTGCAGGCCATGGGCGCGGCGGGCGAGCCGGTGCTCCGGGGTATCGGGCACATCCAGAAACTGGTGTTCCGGGTACTCGCGATGATCATGTGGGCGGCTCCGGTGGGCGCCTTCGGGGCGATCGCGGCGGTGGTCGGGGCCACCGGCATCGACGCGCTGAAGTCCCTTGCCGTCATCATGATCGGCTTCTATACGACGTGTCTGCTCTTCGTGTTCGTGGTCCTCGGCACACTGCTCCGGGTGTGCACCGGGGTCAGCGTCTTCGCCCTGCTGCGCTATCTGGGCCGGGAGTTCCTGCTGATCCTCTCGACCTCCTCCTCGGAGTCGGCGCTGCCGCGGCTGATCGCGAAGATGGAGCACCTGGGGGTCTCCCGGCCGGTCACCGGGATCACCGTGCCGACCGGCTACTCCTTCAACCTGGACGGGACGGCCATCTATCTGACGATGTCCTCGCTCTTCATCGCCGAGGCGATGGGCAAGCCGCTGGCGCTGGGCGAGCAGATCTCGCTCCTGCTGTTCATGGTCATCGCGTCGAAGGGCGCAGCCGGGGTGACCGGCGCGGGCCTGGCCACCCTCGCCGGCGGGCTGCAGTCGCACCGGCCGGAACTGGTGGACGGCGTCGGCCTGATCGTGGGCATCGACCGGTTCATGAGCGAGGCCCGGGCCCTGACGAACTTCGCGGGCAACGCGGTCGCGACGGTGCTCATCGGAACGTGGACGAAGGAGTTCGACCACGCGCGCGCCACCGAAGTCCTCGCGGGACGGCTGCCGTTCGACGAGAGCACGCTGGTGGACGACGGGCACGGCGCGCAGCAGGGCGCGCCCGCGCAGTCCGCCGGGCTCACCGGGGCTCCCGGGTCCTCCGAGACCTCCGAAGCCTCCGAAGCCGACGCAGCCCCGCACTCCGTGCCGCAGCCCTCGGCCAACCCCAAGGACGGGGTACCGGTCTAG